From Psychroflexus torquis ATCC 700755, the proteins below share one genomic window:
- a CDS encoding YbcC family protein, with protein sequence MHTDQKIFDEAVVLHHLRHYLPAQAPLKDFVHHNTLHAFDNFSFFEALQKANSTFGYKTALSLKEYRKLFQEGVVKEDVLNTTILNFKDDNSLTYWESLVLNQDLSNDSIPQIGLLKAFWKSHFKIDLDMLVHPKLFKLIGAYLDQGVSEKRFPYPDVTFLEAVRALQKNSLVSVFQSKKAVELLHGSKTTITSLLRCIVGDPAYFEHYLFDQQFAHPGWSGMVATVEEQPATLLDQRKISLQDFIFLELLLEIEALDQSIGLDKLPLSAAVNLGAPFVLFPFKEVDRYWKVIAIWQEALEWSYHSQVLQGLVQSTAKEKTATPSFQAFFCIDDREESIRRHLEQASPDCETFGTPGHFGMVAMYQPESGKFYTQVCPGSLTPKHLIKEKGRAVKNGKDIHFHKASHRLFTGWLLSQTIGFWSAVRLFFNLFKPQVSPAHSSAFEHMEKAATILVEHKDNAEENGYQVGYTVEEMVEIVYGLLKSTGLTTNFAPLVYLIGHGGSSTNNPYYAGYNCGACSGRAGSVNSRAVAEMANREDVRKALEAKHICIPSTTYFLGGLHDTTRDEVTFYDEVTLSRKLTEAHDTHKAQFDKALSHNAKERSRQFLLTNSKRDAIKVHNEVKNRSTALFEPRPELNHSNNTLCIVGRRSLTKSVFLDQRAFLNSYDYKQDLNSIQLKSILQAATPVCGGINLEYYFSSVDNEKLGAGSKLPHNVIGLFGVANGIKGDLRPGLPSQMIDVHAPLRLMMIIEHYPEVVMQLIQNDTELWNWYKNEWVKLAIIHPETKAISYLSQGKLKSYEPPTNKMETLSDLETVFENHSTNLPVYQLNVS encoded by the coding sequence CGAAAGCTATTCCAAGAAGGAGTTGTTAAAGAAGACGTGCTTAACACGACCATCCTTAATTTTAAAGATGATAACAGCCTTACATATTGGGAATCCTTAGTTTTAAATCAAGATCTATCAAATGATTCAATTCCTCAAATAGGACTATTAAAAGCCTTTTGGAAAAGTCATTTTAAGATCGATTTAGACATGTTGGTACATCCCAAATTATTCAAATTAATTGGGGCCTATCTGGATCAAGGAGTTTCTGAAAAACGATTTCCTTATCCTGACGTCACCTTTTTGGAGGCTGTTCGTGCGTTACAAAAAAACAGCTTGGTTTCGGTTTTTCAATCTAAAAAGGCTGTTGAATTACTTCATGGTTCTAAAACTACCATAACAAGCCTATTAAGGTGTATCGTAGGGGATCCAGCTTACTTTGAACACTATTTATTTGACCAGCAATTTGCTCATCCTGGTTGGTCTGGTATGGTCGCTACGGTAGAAGAACAACCAGCCACCTTACTTGATCAGAGAAAAATAAGCCTCCAAGATTTTATTTTTCTGGAATTACTTTTAGAAATCGAGGCTTTAGACCAGAGTATTGGACTGGATAAATTGCCCTTGAGTGCCGCCGTAAATTTAGGAGCGCCTTTTGTATTATTTCCGTTTAAAGAAGTTGATCGGTATTGGAAAGTTATAGCCATCTGGCAAGAAGCCTTAGAGTGGAGTTATCACAGTCAAGTTCTACAGGGATTGGTTCAATCTACAGCAAAAGAAAAAACAGCAACCCCTAGTTTTCAAGCCTTCTTCTGTATTGATGATAGAGAAGAATCGATACGAAGACACTTAGAGCAAGCATCTCCAGACTGTGAAACCTTTGGTACACCTGGACATTTCGGAATGGTGGCGATGTACCAACCAGAGTCGGGAAAATTTTACACACAAGTCTGTCCTGGTTCTTTAACTCCTAAACACCTTATCAAAGAGAAAGGAAGGGCGGTTAAAAACGGAAAAGACATTCATTTCCATAAAGCATCACATCGGTTATTTACAGGGTGGTTGTTGTCACAAACGATTGGCTTTTGGTCTGCGGTACGCTTGTTTTTTAATTTATTTAAACCCCAAGTATCTCCGGCACATTCCTCTGCTTTTGAACATATGGAGAAGGCAGCGACGATTCTAGTTGAACATAAAGATAATGCTGAAGAAAATGGTTATCAAGTAGGATATACCGTTGAAGAGATGGTTGAAATTGTGTATGGATTATTAAAGAGCACGGGGTTGACGACCAACTTTGCTCCATTGGTTTACTTGATAGGTCACGGGGGTAGTAGCACCAACAACCCGTATTATGCTGGTTACAATTGTGGTGCGTGTTCTGGTAGAGCAGGCTCGGTAAACAGTCGTGCGGTTGCTGAAATGGCCAACAGAGAAGATGTTAGAAAAGCACTAGAAGCAAAACATATCTGTATTCCTAGCACCACCTATTTTTTGGGTGGCTTACACGATACGACTCGTGATGAGGTGACGTTTTATGATGAAGTTACGCTTTCGCGAAAGCTTACAGAAGCACATGACACACACAAAGCACAGTTTGACAAAGCTTTATCTCACAATGCTAAAGAGCGATCAAGACAATTTTTATTGACCAATAGCAAGCGAGACGCGATTAAAGTGCATAACGAAGTAAAGAACCGATCTACTGCCTTGTTCGAACCTCGACCAGAATTGAACCATTCTAATAACACACTTTGCATTGTAGGGCGTAGATCTTTGACTAAAAGTGTCTTTTTAGATCAGCGTGCTTTTTTAAATTCCTATGATTATAAGCAAGATCTAAACAGTATACAATTAAAAAGCATTTTACAAGCAGCCACTCCTGTTTGTGGAGGGATTAACCTCGAGTATTACTTCTCTAGTGTAGATAATGAAAAATTAGGCGCTGGGTCTAAACTGCCACATAATGTGATTGGCCTTTTTGGAGTAGCCAACGGGATTAAAGGGGACTTACGTCCTGGATTGCCTTCTCAAATGATAGATGTGCACGCCCCTTTACGGTTAATGATGATCATAGAGCATTATCCAGAAGTTGTCATGCAACTTATTCAAAACGATACTGAACTCTGGAACTGGTATAAAAATGAATGGGTAAAACTAGCGATCATACATCCTGAAACCAAAGCCATCTCTTATCTATCTCAAGGGAAATTAAAATCCTATGAACCTCCTACAAATAAGATGGAGACCCTTTCCGATTTAGAAACTGTTTTTGAAAATCATTCTACCAATTTACCGGTGTACCAGCTCAACGTATCATAA
- a CDS encoding proton-conducting transporter membrane subunit: MENLIPLFLFIPFLGLIISLFFPETQEKAISTTIHIAMGTYVLFTIAFVIAWLWKGADNLNIKEISVYRSGNYNFFIDFYFDKISAIYLLFSGFLSYLIAIYSSVYLHKEPGYKRFFTTFLLFFISVQIIVLAGNFETLFIGWEILGVSSFLLIAYYRHRYLPVRNGLKVFSIYRIADVGILITMWLSHHLWHENITFEQLNNSQLVSEHLVSHPWISIIISLAILLSASVKSAQFPFSSWLPRAMEGPTPSSAIFYGSIAAHIGVFLLLRTAAFWQQLVVIKLIVIALGIITAIVATISSRVQYSAKAQIAYSSVAQIGIIFVEVALGLENIALIHLVSNAFLRSYQLLISPSMVAYYIREQFYQFIPYKEKPKSGWLKKYEATLYLIGLNEWKLDQLLYKVFWNPVKRIGNPLTRFEPKPAVHVVLAMLPIPLFFLSFFIHLSETLHRLIPVVIAGVALFLVIRTFSERKNPLLAWVMLSFSHLWVLLAITFNDRFYIWDATLYLSGVIVSGIAGYIILYTLSKKETFDLNNFYGLALRQKNTAFWYLICSLGLMGFPVTTTFLGEDLLFTHIEENQFLLAALISFTFILTGISLMRIYARVFLGPTKGTETPMARRSS; the protein is encoded by the coding sequence ATGGAAAACCTAATACCCCTATTTTTATTCATCCCATTTTTGGGATTAATAATCAGCCTTTTCTTCCCAGAAACTCAAGAAAAAGCAATCAGTACCACGATTCATATCGCTATGGGAACCTATGTGCTTTTTACAATTGCTTTTGTTATCGCTTGGTTATGGAAAGGTGCTGACAACCTAAATATCAAAGAAATATCAGTCTACCGTTCTGGCAATTATAATTTTTTTATCGATTTTTATTTTGATAAAATATCTGCTATATATCTTTTATTCTCTGGCTTTCTATCCTATTTAATTGCCATTTACAGCAGTGTGTACCTCCATAAAGAACCTGGATATAAACGCTTTTTCACCACCTTTTTATTATTCTTTATTTCCGTTCAGATTATTGTCCTAGCCGGCAATTTTGAAACCCTATTTATAGGTTGGGAAATCTTAGGTGTGTCTTCTTTTTTGCTGATCGCTTATTACCGCCATCGCTATTTACCAGTGCGCAACGGATTGAAGGTTTTTTCCATCTACAGAATTGCAGATGTTGGCATTTTAATAACCATGTGGTTAAGTCATCATCTGTGGCACGAAAACATCACTTTTGAGCAGTTAAACAACTCTCAGTTGGTGTCAGAACATCTGGTTTCTCACCCTTGGATAAGTATCATTATATCTCTAGCCATTCTTCTATCAGCAAGTGTGAAATCTGCACAATTTCCATTTTCCTCTTGGTTGCCTAGAGCTATGGAAGGCCCTACCCCTTCTAGTGCTATTTTTTATGGTTCGATTGCCGCTCATATTGGTGTGTTCCTACTATTGCGTACCGCAGCTTTTTGGCAACAGCTAGTTGTCATTAAGCTTATAGTCATCGCATTGGGAATTATAACAGCAATCGTAGCTACCATTTCTTCCAGAGTGCAGTATTCTGCTAAGGCTCAAATAGCCTATTCGTCAGTAGCTCAAATAGGAATTATTTTTGTAGAAGTAGCTCTAGGACTTGAGAATATTGCATTGATTCATTTGGTGAGCAATGCCTTTTTAAGGAGTTACCAATTGTTAATTAGCCCATCTATGGTGGCCTATTACATCAGAGAGCAATTTTATCAATTTATACCTTATAAAGAAAAACCTAAAAGTGGATGGCTGAAAAAGTACGAAGCTACTCTTTATCTTATAGGATTAAATGAATGGAAACTGGATCAATTACTTTATAAGGTGTTTTGGAATCCTGTAAAACGCATCGGAAATCCATTAACCCGTTTTGAACCAAAACCTGCCGTCCATGTGGTACTTGCCATGCTTCCTATCCCCCTCTTTTTTCTGAGCTTCTTTATCCATTTGTCAGAAACATTACATCGGCTGATACCTGTTGTTATTGCAGGGGTTGCTCTTTTTCTAGTGATTCGCACCTTTTCAGAACGCAAAAATCCTCTGCTGGCTTGGGTCATGTTATCCTTCAGTCACTTATGGGTATTACTTGCCATAACCTTTAACGATAGGTTCTACATTTGGGATGCTACCCTCTATTTATCTGGGGTTATCGTTTCTGGAATTGCAGGTTATATCATACTCTACACCCTTTCTAAAAAGGAAACATTTGATCTAAATAATTTTTATGGATTAGCCTTAAGGCAAAAAAACACGGCCTTCTGGTATCTCATATGCTCTTTAGGCTTGATGGGATTTCCGGTTACGACTACCTTTTTAGGAGAAGACTTGTTATTCACACATATTGAAGAAAACCAATTCCTTTTGGCAGCCTTGATTTCTTTCACTTTTATACTCACAGGCATCAGTTTAATGCGCATATATGCTCGTGTTTTTTTGGGACCTACAAAAGGTACAGAAACTCCAATGGCAAGAAGATCCTCCTAG
- a CDS encoding SulP family inorganic anion transporter: MKTKIKKYLPADGFAGLKENFKADAISGFIVFLLALPLSLGIAKASDFPPIMGLISAIIGGLFVSFFMGSRLSIKGPAAGLIVIVAGAVADFGNGDPILGWKLALGAMVVAGLVQIVLGLLKLGKLADFFPLSAIHGMLAAIGIIIIVKQLPVLLNDNPILSKGMGPLELLWNIPNFIKNLDPKASIIGVISLLIMLLWPLIKHKTLKMIPAALLVLVFAIPAELYMDFANTEPSYALLEVGSLIDNLNINASFDGISQTGTFIKYVVMFALVGTLESLLTVKAVDMLDPYKRKSNMNKDLIATGIGNTIAAFLGGFPMISEVARSSANVANGAKTRWANFFHGFFILVFLLLAAPILEMIPNSALAAMLVAVGIKLTHPREFKHIFKIGKEQLAIFVVTIVVTLGEDLLIGILAGMLLKIIIHMFNGTPISSFFKAPTLVSRLGDKYVVEIDKAAVFTNYLGIKRDLEDIPQGLEITIDLHKTNLVDHSVMENLEHFKNEYESNGGTVLLKGLEHHRAMSDHPFAARKKQNTI; encoded by the coding sequence ATGAAAACAAAAATTAAAAAATACCTCCCTGCTGATGGTTTTGCAGGATTAAAAGAAAATTTTAAGGCAGATGCCATTTCAGGATTTATTGTCTTCCTGCTGGCCTTACCATTGAGCTTAGGAATTGCTAAAGCCTCAGACTTCCCTCCTATTATGGGACTTATATCAGCAATTATTGGTGGATTATTTGTGAGTTTCTTTATGGGATCTCGTTTATCTATAAAAGGTCCAGCCGCTGGCCTTATTGTTATTGTTGCAGGAGCGGTTGCCGATTTTGGTAATGGAGATCCCATATTGGGTTGGAAACTGGCCCTTGGGGCTATGGTTGTTGCAGGATTGGTTCAAATAGTATTAGGTCTTTTAAAGCTGGGGAAACTCGCCGATTTCTTTCCACTTTCTGCCATACACGGTATGCTTGCTGCGATTGGAATTATCATTATCGTAAAGCAATTGCCTGTCCTGTTAAATGACAACCCCATACTTTCTAAAGGAATGGGACCTCTTGAACTTCTATGGAATATTCCAAACTTCATAAAAAACCTGGATCCAAAAGCATCAATTATAGGAGTGATAAGCTTACTAATTATGCTGTTGTGGCCTCTGATTAAACATAAAACACTAAAGATGATCCCTGCGGCATTATTAGTACTCGTTTTTGCGATCCCTGCAGAACTCTATATGGACTTTGCAAATACCGAACCTTCCTATGCTTTATTGGAGGTGGGAAGTCTTATTGACAACTTGAATATCAATGCCAGTTTTGACGGGATATCCCAAACAGGAACCTTTATAAAGTATGTTGTCATGTTTGCACTAGTGGGAACTTTAGAATCCTTACTCACTGTAAAAGCGGTAGATATGCTGGACCCTTATAAGCGTAAGTCCAATATGAACAAAGACCTCATCGCTACTGGTATAGGAAACACTATTGCCGCTTTTCTTGGTGGTTTCCCAATGATTTCTGAAGTAGCACGTAGCTCAGCAAACGTTGCAAATGGGGCTAAAACAAGATGGGCGAACTTCTTTCACGGTTTTTTTATTTTAGTATTCCTTTTACTAGCAGCTCCAATTTTAGAAATGATTCCTAATTCTGCATTAGCAGCAATGTTGGTTGCCGTAGGAATTAAATTAACCCACCCTAGAGAGTTCAAGCATATTTTTAAAATAGGAAAAGAGCAATTGGCCATTTTCGTAGTCACTATAGTCGTGACCCTAGGCGAAGATTTATTGATAGGAATTTTAGCAGGAATGCTGCTAAAAATAATTATCCATATGTTTAATGGAACTCCTATTTCCTCTTTCTTTAAGGCGCCTACACTAGTCTCTAGATTAGGAGATAAATACGTAGTTGAAATAGATAAAGCAGCTGTTTTCACAAACTATCTAGGGATCAAAAGGGACTTAGAAGATATTCCACAAGGGCTAGAAATCACCATTGATTTACATAAAACCAACCTTGTAGACCATTCTGTGATGGAAAACCTAGAACATTTTAAAAACGAATATGAGTCCAATGGCGGCACTGTCCTGCTTAAAGGATTAGAACATCACAGAGCAATGTCTGACCATCCCTTTGCTGCTAGAAAAAAACAAAATACTATTTAG
- a CDS encoding DUF2490 domain-containing protein — MKNYIKLILLLCAVYMSNAQEQNRSHSSSWNSFIPTVRIDNSFYVTSEFHFRRTHFLQEWEQFIARPAIHFKKNETYDFALGYSYIRNYAFSDFTIPIDANEHNLWQQVQLEHSREKIKFKHRFRLEERFIDKLVTTSNGTYDSDGNTYNTRFRYRFTLTRPLLKIDDNKSISIELFDELFINLEEGIRPKSFNQNWFYAGLKYPITTRIGVGIGYHNIGLNGGKHTFITNHILQTTLTYVMN; from the coding sequence ATGAAAAATTATATCAAACTAATATTGCTTTTATGTGCCGTATATATGTCAAATGCACAAGAGCAAAACCGGAGTCATTCCAGTTCTTGGAATAGCTTTATACCCACAGTAAGAATTGACAACTCCTTTTATGTCACATCAGAATTTCATTTTAGACGGACTCATTTTTTACAGGAGTGGGAACAATTTATCGCGAGACCTGCTATCCACTTTAAGAAGAATGAAACCTATGATTTTGCCTTAGGGTATAGCTATATTAGAAACTATGCGTTTTCAGATTTTACGATTCCTATAGACGCGAATGAGCACAACTTGTGGCAGCAGGTTCAGTTAGAGCACTCACGAGAGAAAATTAAATTTAAGCACCGGTTTAGGTTAGAAGAGCGTTTTATCGATAAACTAGTCACCACTTCAAACGGGACTTATGACAGTGATGGAAACACGTATAACACTAGATTTAGATATCGATTTACCTTAACCAGACCCCTTCTAAAGATTGATGATAACAAAAGTATTTCTATAGAACTATTTGATGAATTATTTATCAATCTAGAGGAGGGCATTAGACCAAAATCATTCAACCAGAACTGGTTTTACGCTGGCTTGAAATATCCCATCACTACAAGAATAGGGGTAGGTATAGGATATCATAACATAGGTTTGAATGGTGGTAAACATACTTTTATTACCAATCATATTTTACAGACAACTCTTACCTATGTGATGAATTAA